DNA from Branchiostoma floridae strain S238N-H82 chromosome 15, Bfl_VNyyK, whole genome shotgun sequence:
TGCTCATCGTCTCACCCTGCAGAGGCAAAACAATGTGTTCACCCTACTAGCCCCACTCACAGTTGACATCTAGCGAGGATAAGGAAAACTGCATGCAAAAACACGACGAGCATGCCAGGCATACCGCAGATGACCTACACGTCGTGTGCGATACAAAATTTAACGTTGCAAGGCAGATGTTGTTGTTTCGCGAGATTTGATTCGGCCGTAAAATATCATATCCTCCCTCAAACAGTACGGGAGTGTGGGTGGTGTAAAGAGAGTTACTAAGTGTTATTACATACGTTAAAGACTTTCCCCTTTGGGAGATATCGAAAGTGAACACGATTTCCCTTATTCTAAGATGTTGCTGTTTCGCGAGATTTGATTCATTCGTAAAATATTACATCCTCCCTCAATCATATGTGATACAGTCAGTggccagaaaaaaaaggaactgTCAACTAATAGGTGTAGTACATGATCCATTGAATATGAAGAGCCTGATGAATCGTGAACAAATCTCACCGACTCCCAGACAGTTGCGCCCTCCCCGCAAGCCGCCAGCTCCTCCCAGATTTCCACCTGGTTACCACAGAACGTGTACGTCTCCTTGGGAACTTTATACAGGCGTTTTCTGTCCGACATTTTGTCCTTGGAGATGACCCCtatgataacaaataaagacATTGGGATTGAAGTTCATTGTTGGTATTATGTTGAGGAGAACTAGGGAAAAGGTCTTTGCAAAGAAGTCCAATACAAGTACGCATGCGAATGTCATAATCTATCGCAGGATCTATCATAGACGTATGTAGTGAAGGATGAATGTAAGATACTGTCACATTTTTGACAAAGCTAGGAGTCAAAGCACTTCAGAGTAGGGAAGGTAGGGGGCATAGGTCATATCGTTAGTGTAGGATAGACGGTATGATaacaatgcaaaataaatacaataGCCTCTATACTGCATGCATAAGTACGAGCATATATGTTTCAATTGCAACGCTAACAACGTCATCCATTAAAGTTTACCGTCCCTAGCTGCATTAACTGCTCGGGTTtcactacccccctccccaacaacCCAAGTTTTCCTCACCACAATGCTTTCATCTTACCACCACATGGACACATTAAAAAGGCATAAGTATCAAACGGAGGAAGATGTGTCTATGTGTCCACTTGAATCATTCTTACCTCAGCAACACGTTATGTCTGTACAGTTGATATCAGCTGAGACTAGATGTCTCTCTCTTCGCTCAGCCCAGAGAGTGCTAAAAATAAAACTGGAATTCCCCTCCACAAATAAGGTGCAACGGGTTGGCAGAGCTTCGCTAGGCAGCTGTCGCCTTCTATTCTCAGGACCTTGAAGCCTTAGCATGGTGCGCTCTAGCCAGGTTTCTTACTGTCTTAGGGATTGGTCACAGTCAAAGTACGATTGGGCGCATTCTCATTCTTGCAATAATCATGCATGCACATTAGGTTCCGTGTAGGCTTTTATTACAGGCTGTCTCAGCCTGCTTGACAATCCTCCGTATAGAAATCGTACGACGGCCCACGACGAGAGTGACCGAGTCGTACGAAATATGAGTGCACTGCTAAAATGGGATACGTAGTAAAGGCaaaatagtatcctatttgtcctgaattagtcctcggcccctccgttatgaagtgatgcggaaatcgtctggagcctaaagtcacctatgcgcTGAGACGACCGCATTAAGCGGGCGTCCAAAAACCGCGCAAAGCAGAAAACTTGTCGAGGGCTGGGCGGGTGGgtcgcttcaggctccagacgtaGCCGGAGGGCCACAGGAGGACTGACAGTTTGACATCTCTTAGTATTGTGGGGTCAAAGGGCAACTTTCGGGACCAATGACTAATCAGGTtaaatagtatcctatttgtcctgaattagtcctcggcccctccgttatgaagtgatgcggaaatcgtcttccgcctttgcccTCTCTGACTTTGGAGCCTTTCCTCTCCTGTCCCCTAATACCTCCCTACAAAGATACTTCCTTAAGGTACCTTCTCGCTCCTTTCCTCTCCCTGTCTACTCTTTCAAATCACTCCCTGTCTTTATCCCTCTCTCATCTTCCCATCCTTATCTTCGCTCTATCACCTTTCCTCTCCCCTTACTCATATGATTCCTTTCTTACTCCTCTCGACTTGTCCCCCTCACTCATCTTGCTCTTCTTTGAACTTTTatcactaacgttacataaaccACACATTCCTAAGTATTCACACTCGTTTTCCCAACACTGATCATACCCACTCCAAATTTACACAGCGATTCAAACATGAAGGAAAAACAGACATAACTGAACCATGCTCTGTACTGCATCTGGTAAGTCATCACTGTGCGACACAAAAATCATTTATACACAGACGCACATCAGGCTGCTCACTTCTGTCCTCAATGCCCGTTTCCCGCGCACACCCTTTAGCCAGGCCTCAGTCCGGCGACGATACTTACGCACTTCCGCCTAGCAAATCATCCAGCCTCCCGCGGAAACCCATCGCACTGGATTTAGTTACAAAATGTCATGGAAGAACGTACATGACTTCCCGAATCATtcagccttccgcggaaccccttcgcGCTGAATGATGTCACAGCAAATCACGAAAGAAAATAAACGAGCACAATTTCTCGGAtcgtccagccttccgcggaaacccttcgcgCTGGATAACGTCACACCATGCTGAAAATACGCCTGCACACTTCTCGGGTCATTCAGCTTACTGCGGAACCCcgtcgcactgaatgatatctTGCTGTGCTATAAAAAAGGCGTCAAACCAAAGACGTTCTTGGTCAGACCAATCTCAAAACAGGGTTACTCGATTAGTTCCTAACCATCCAGCATCccgcggcaccccatcgcactggaaaaCGACATGTCAAAAtccatcaagaaaaaaaaaaaaaggggaaaaaatgaCTTACAGTCCGTTCCTTGAGCTGTCGGCGGGGTTAGCTGAACTGACCGGcaggggctgggcggtgtcggGGACCGGAGCGCCAGTCGACCCTGATCCTCTGGCCGCTGTCCCTTGTAGCACTGTGCCCTGAAGCCGCCTCCTCAGGTTCCCTGGTATTTATTATCTCACAACTTTATTCAGTACAAAGAAAACATGgttcacaacataaaacatcacagcctaacagGTTCCCTGGCGCGTCTTGACCCCTCTCTGCTGCTAAAACTTGTGCAGGCCACCAACGGGTCCTATCGGGCCGCACATCTGGCGAGGTTGATGATGGCGTGTCCCGGAGCTGGGTGGTGGTGTGTCCCTCGCATCCCTGTTGTTGGAGGGGGAGAGCGTCAGACCTGtatgaacaacacgtgaaccatgAGATAGTGGGGAGGGACgggcgcccggcaacaggtccggtcccagacagacaagtctaaaACAAACGCATCTTCCACACCGCCCAGCCCCCCCACATGCGAGCGAGCCGCGTTACGTGGCGTAAGGCTGGGTCACGCGCGCCCACAACATCCAAACGCGCCTTACAgatacacactcatacacatgcaaatcAAACTCCAAACTAATGCAAAATATTAGCGGAAACCCCATACACAGCCTCGACGTTCAATCTaggaaagcaaaagaaaattctACCTTGCCAAAACAGAAATGACACCCAAATCGTACCGACTGCAGCCTTCGAAGCTCAGAGGGGTTGGCTGAACGCTACGACAAGCTCTCTCAGCGGGGTGACGTCtgatcctgaaaacaaagaaccaggaggggggggggtcgccATCTTGCCTCCTGGAACATGCCATCGTCGTTCTCTGTTCCTGCCTGAAATATTCACGAAAATcaaaaaatgacatcaaaatctggaaactctcgTTCTGCTCCACACCTCAGCAATAAAAGCCAACACCCACAGCTTTCCTTCGCGGAGGATCACTATGGATACAAAAACATAACCAGGACAAAAGAAATTCGAGAGAACCACCATCTGCCATGTGGGCaccaactatctgcttggagtagcTGTCGGACCCTGCTAAAACATTCACAAAGGCACGAAAACACACAAGAATCAATCAGCTTCACACAGAACAAAACGCCAGCCTGAACGAAAAAGGCGTCCTAAACTCGTCCCGGCCTAAGAAGGAAGAAAGGCTTGAAACTGTAACGAAAATGGCGTAAAGCAGTCACCCCTGCACTCCGGAACATTCCTCCCTCAAAAAATCAAGTATTCATATGCAAAAAACAACAGACAACGCAAGGATTAAAATGATATAGCTGGCAGCCGGAATTCCAAGCCGTGCTAGAAAGGAAACACAAAAGCGAGAACCATAATCAGTAAAGGCCGCTCCGAACCTCTAACGAAGCACACACAGGAGTAAAGAGACGAGAGAAACACAAGAAAAAGTACCAACCGACCGCGGAACCAAATCAAACCTTCCGTGGAAAGAACGTGTCCTCCCGAGGGTAATCAAAACGTGACCGCCAAGGCCTCGAGCCGTAGCGTGCTTCCCTGCGGCGTCGAAAAACCAACATCACCGCTGGGCAGGTTTTCTGCTTTGCGTGGTGAGCAGAAGTGGAGGGGTCCGCCGTAGACGAGGACCACAGGAGGACTGACAGTTTGACATCTCTTAGTATTGTGGGGTCAAAGGGCAACTTTCGGGACCAATGACTAATCAGGTTAAATAGAA
Protein-coding regions in this window:
- the LOC118432515 gene encoding protein N-lysine methyltransferase METTL21A-like, coding for MSDRKRLYKVPKETYTFCGNQVEIWEELAACGEGATVWESGETMSRYLEQSGLDLEDKVVLELGSGTGLVSIVASLMGQQPY